The following are encoded in a window of Gramella sp. MT6 genomic DNA:
- a CDS encoding LytTR family DNA-binding domain-containing protein produces the protein MDIIIIEDEKPAARRLQRMLTKLDIETKTMLHSVAEAIDWFNGHEHPDIIFLDIQLSDGLSFEIFEHVKTDSAIIFTTAYDEYALKAFKLNSIDYLLKPIDEEELEAAIKKFRNTQHQNGNIDVKELRSLLTQTNHQKSYKTRFTAQVGQHLKLVDISDIACFYSENKTTYLHCYTGRNYPIEVPLEKLEEDLDPEKFYRINRKCILNINAIRDIISYTNSRLEIKIENFTEFQLIVSRERVKDFKIWLDQ, from the coding sequence ATAGACATTATAATTATTGAAGACGAAAAGCCCGCAGCAAGGCGATTACAGCGTATGCTTACAAAACTGGATATTGAAACTAAGACTATGCTCCATTCTGTGGCTGAAGCAATAGATTGGTTTAATGGTCATGAACATCCCGATATTATTTTTCTGGATATCCAGTTAAGTGATGGTCTTTCTTTTGAGATTTTTGAACATGTAAAGACTGATAGCGCAATTATATTCACGACAGCCTACGATGAATATGCTCTTAAAGCGTTTAAACTAAATAGTATAGATTACCTGCTGAAACCCATTGATGAAGAGGAACTTGAGGCCGCTATTAAAAAGTTCAGGAACACCCAGCACCAAAACGGCAATATTGATGTGAAGGAGTTAAGGTCATTATTAACCCAGACCAACCATCAAAAATCTTATAAGACAAGGTTTACGGCCCAGGTAGGGCAGCATCTTAAACTTGTGGATATTTCAGATATCGCCTGCTTTTATTCAGAAAACAAAACAACATATCTTCACTGCTATACCGGCCGAAATTATCCTATAGAGGTGCCTCTGGAAAAACTTGAGGAAGATCTTGATCCTGAAAAATTCTACCGCATAAATAGAAAATGTATACTTAATATAAATGCTATCAGGGATATCATTTCATATACTAATTCCAGGCTAGAAATAAAAATAGAGAACTTTACAGAATTTCAGCTTATTGTAAGCAGGGAGCGGGTTAAAGACTTCAAGATCTGGCTGGACCAATGA
- a CDS encoding 2TM domain-containing protein, whose translation METDYRKSMSYKSAQKRIKDIKGFYVHLLVFIFINAAIFIMNTQDTGLLDGLTEITNYATLFFWGIGLFAHWASVFGPNFIFGRKWEERKIKELMDQDKKQIWK comes from the coding sequence ATGGAAACAGATTATAGAAAAAGTATGAGCTATAAATCGGCTCAAAAAAGGATCAAGGATATTAAAGGATTTTATGTTCATTTACTGGTTTTCATTTTTATCAATGCTGCCATATTTATAATGAACACACAGGATACAGGTTTACTTGATGGTCTAACAGAAATTACCAACTACGCAACTCTCTTCTTTTGGGGAATAGGTCTCTTCGCTCACTGGGCAAGCGTTTTTGGACCAAACTTCATTTTTGGTAGGAAATGGGAAGAGAGAAAAATCAAGGAATTGATGGACCAGGATAAGAAACAGATCTGGAAATAG
- a CDS encoding 2TM domain-containing protein — MKELYRILRISIGICVILVLIQAIFDSEKSFDSLLDINTWGVFYFYCFVLTAVNSFYFRFFGNKIGWESASLRTILLAAGGSIILTLFFYFLCRAVDEMIFNGYSFTEFIARERIYYYLGPLLFITIISLFFHLVFFYKSLQEKKVKQQKIIAGTASAKFDALKNQLDPHFLFNSLNVLASLIDENPEQAQRFTTALSKIYRYVLEQKDKELVSVKEELSFANTYMKLLKMRFENSIYFEIPKELSNEEAKVVPLSLQLLLENTIKHNIVSEGKPLKIRIYETDGYLVVENNFQKKEVLGNRKGVGLQNIVNRYHEVTQRQVLIEQTNELFRVKLPVLTKQISIMDTNEINQENAYFKAKQRVKEIKEFYGNLISYCVVIPFLIFINYRTYWEFQWFWFPLFGWGIGLTIHGFSVFGYGSEWEERKIRELMEKDQQQTKSWK; from the coding sequence ATGAAAGAATTATACAGAATATTAAGAATTAGCATCGGGATTTGCGTGATCCTCGTTTTGATTCAGGCGATTTTTGATAGTGAAAAGTCTTTCGATTCCCTACTGGATATAAATACATGGGGTGTTTTCTATTTCTACTGTTTCGTATTAACTGCAGTAAATAGTTTTTACTTTAGATTTTTCGGCAATAAGATAGGTTGGGAAAGTGCAAGTTTAAGAACTATTTTATTGGCAGCGGGAGGCTCTATAATTCTAACCTTGTTCTTTTACTTCTTATGCCGGGCAGTGGATGAGATGATTTTTAACGGGTACAGTTTTACCGAGTTTATTGCCCGGGAAAGGATTTATTATTACCTGGGCCCATTACTCTTTATAACCATTATTTCCCTTTTCTTTCACCTGGTTTTCTTTTATAAATCTTTACAGGAAAAAAAAGTTAAGCAGCAGAAGATCATTGCGGGAACAGCCTCGGCGAAATTCGATGCTTTAAAGAACCAGTTAGACCCACACTTTCTATTTAATAGCCTTAATGTGTTAGCCTCTCTCATAGATGAGAACCCAGAACAGGCACAGCGTTTTACAACCGCACTTTCTAAAATATACCGTTATGTTCTGGAGCAGAAGGATAAGGAACTGGTAAGTGTAAAAGAAGAACTTTCTTTTGCGAATACTTATATGAAGCTACTGAAAATGCGCTTTGAGAATAGCATTTACTTTGAGATACCAAAGGAGCTGTCTAATGAAGAAGCTAAAGTGGTGCCTCTTTCATTACAGCTATTACTTGAGAATACCATAAAACACAATATAGTTAGTGAAGGAAAACCTTTAAAGATCAGGATATATGAAACCGATGGCTATCTGGTGGTCGAGAATAATTTTCAGAAAAAGGAAGTTTTAGGAAATAGAAAAGGGGTGGGACTTCAGAATATTGTGAATAGATACCACGAGGTAACTCAGAGGCAGGTTTTAATCGAGCAAACCAATGAATTATTCAGGGTGAAATTACCCGTTTTAACCAAACAAATTTCAATTATGGATACCAACGAAATCAATCAGGAAAATGCTTATTTCAAAGCAAAACAACGAGTAAAGGAGATCAAGGAGTTTTATGGAAATCTTATTTCTTACTGTGTAGTGATCCCATTTCTTATTTTTATTAATTACCGTACCTACTGGGAGTTTCAATGGTTCTGGTTTCCACTTTTTGGATGGGGAATAGGACTTACAATTCATGGATTCTCTGTATTTGGTTATGGAAGTGAATGGGAAGAACGTAAGATCAGGGAACTGATGGAAAAAGATCAGCAACAAACTAAATCATGGAAATAA
- a CDS encoding hemerythrin domain-containing protein — protein MTIFEALRQEHEIQRDLIDKLIKTEGKTEERKKIFEDLKHELKIHEDAEERHFYIPLMEKDMTQEKARHSVAEHHEMDELVEQLEDTEMDASNWLKIAKDLEHQLIHHLDEEEHEVFQMAGKVLTEKQKTDLASDYNKEIRKNR, from the coding sequence ATGACCATTTTTGAAGCCTTAAGACAGGAACATGAAATCCAGAGAGACCTGATTGATAAATTGATAAAGACCGAAGGAAAAACTGAAGAGAGAAAGAAAATATTTGAAGATCTCAAACACGAATTAAAGATACACGAAGATGCTGAAGAGCGTCATTTTTATATTCCGTTAATGGAAAAAGATATGACCCAGGAGAAAGCACGGCATAGTGTAGCAGAACATCATGAAATGGATGAGCTTGTAGAACAGCTGGAAGATACTGAAATGGATGCCTCAAACTGGCTGAAGATCGCTAAGGACCTGGAACATCAATTAATCCATCATCTTGATGAAGAGGAGCATGAAGTATTTCAAATGGCAGGAAAAGTTTTGACTGAAAAACAAAAAACAGACCTGGCTTCAGATTATAATAAGGAAATAAGAAAAAATCGATAA